The following are encoded together in the Poseidonibacter lekithochrous genome:
- a CDS encoding Dam family site-specific DNA-(adenine-N6)-methyltransferase has protein sequence MQTLVNNKDNNIINKNKLVKPILKWAGGKTQLLPELISRMPLQYNNYIEPFFGGGALFFANNPENSILADINPELVNLYTSIAKEPQNIISILKTYENSEEFFYEMRAQDYNSLTNIEKAARTLFLNKTCFNGLYRVNKKGLFNTPYGRYKNPNFVNEDGIFAASQMLSNTTFENLGYKETLHLHAKEGDFIFLDPPYLPIGKYEDFKRYTKEGFYEEDHKELAKEVKRLSEIGCHVILTNSNSPLVYDLYEDFDITVVQTKRYVNSNANKRTGEDIIVSAPPKLRKMVNIGYKELPEQVSKYPTTRYMGSKQSLLKQISNATAPFKFESVLDLFSGSGIVSYMFKTLGKSVITNDYMTMNTTLSNALISNSNIKLTEKDINQLLEGEQHNNGFVSQTFENIYYTDEDNAFIDLVRENITKLKCKTKQALAMSALIRACTKKRPRGIFTYTGFRYNDGRKDLKMSFEEQFLSAIEILNNAVFDNGKVNKSLNKDAMSLRSKADLVYIDPPYYNPTSDNEYVRRYHFVEGLSRDWKDVQMQWETKTKKFKNYPTPFSTKIGAYDAFDKLFRKHKDSILVVSYSSNSFPTKDEMIGLLAKYKKDVEVIAIDYTYSMGNQAHKVNDNKNRVQEYIFIGY, from the coding sequence TTGCAAACACTAGTAAATAATAAAGATAATAATATTATAAATAAAAATAAGCTTGTAAAACCAATCTTAAAATGGGCAGGAGGTAAAACGCAGCTTTTACCTGAATTAATTAGTAGAATGCCCCTTCAGTATAATAATTATATAGAACCATTTTTTGGTGGTGGAGCACTTTTTTTTGCAAATAACCCTGAAAACTCTATACTAGCTGATATTAACCCAGAACTTGTAAATCTTTATACCTCAATAGCTAAAGAACCACAGAATATTATTAGTATATTAAAAACTTACGAAAACTCAGAAGAATTTTTTTATGAAATGAGAGCTCAAGATTACAATTCTCTTACAAATATAGAAAAAGCAGCTAGAACTTTATTTTTAAATAAAACATGCTTTAATGGCCTATATAGAGTTAATAAAAAAGGATTATTCAATACTCCATATGGAAGATACAAAAATCCAAATTTCGTTAATGAAGATGGTATATTTGCAGCATCTCAGATGTTAAGTAATACAACATTTGAAAACTTAGGATATAAAGAAACACTTCATCTTCATGCAAAAGAAGGAGATTTTATATTTTTAGACCCACCATATTTACCAATAGGAAAGTATGAAGACTTTAAAAGATATACAAAAGAAGGTTTTTACGAAGAAGATCACAAAGAATTAGCTAAAGAAGTTAAACGATTGTCCGAAATTGGATGTCATGTTATACTAACTAATTCAAATTCACCTTTAGTTTACGATTTATACGAAGATTTTGATATTACTGTTGTACAAACTAAAAGGTATGTAAATAGTAATGCTAATAAACGTACAGGAGAAGATATAATTGTATCTGCGCCTCCTAAACTTAGAAAAATGGTTAACATTGGGTATAAAGAATTACCAGAACAAGTATCCAAATATCCTACAACAAGGTATATGGGCAGTAAACAATCTTTATTAAAACAAATATCTAATGCTACGGCACCTTTTAAATTTGAATCTGTTTTAGATCTATTCTCCGGAAGTGGAATTGTTAGTTATATGTTTAAAACACTTGGAAAAAGTGTGATTACAAATGATTATATGACTATGAATACAACTCTTTCAAATGCATTAATTAGCAATTCAAATATTAAATTAACAGAAAAAGATATAAATCAATTATTAGAGGGTGAACAACATAATAATGGTTTTGTTTCACAAACATTTGAAAATATTTATTATACAGATGAAGATAATGCATTTATTGATTTAGTTCGAGAGAATATTACGAAGCTTAAATGTAAAACAAAACAAGCATTAGCGATGAGCGCATTAATAAGAGCATGTACAAAAAAAAGACCTAGAGGTATTTTTACATATACTGGGTTTAGATATAATGATGGTAGAAAAGATCTTAAAATGTCATTTGAGGAACAATTTTTATCTGCTATTGAAATTTTAAATAATGCTGTATTTGATAATGGTAAAGTGAATAAGTCATTGAATAAAGATGCAATGAGTTTAAGATCAAAAGCTGACTTAGTCTATATAGACCCTCCTTACTATAATCCAACTTCTGATAATGAGTATGTTAGAAGATACCATTTTGTTGAAGGACTCTCTAGAGATTGGAAAGATGTTCAAATGCAATGGGAAACAAAAACAAAAAAATTTAAAAACTATCCAACACCATTCAGTACGAAAATTGGTGCTTATGATGCATTTGATAAACTATTTAGAAAACATAAAGATAGCATTTTAGTAGTTTCTTATTCTTCTAACTCTTTTCCTACAAAAGATGAAATGATAGGACTCTTGGCAAAATACAAAAAAGATGTAGAAGTAATAGCAATAGACTACACATATAGTATGGGTAACCAAGCTCATAAAGTAAATGATAATAAAAATAGAGTACAAGAATATATTTTTATAGGCTACTAG
- a CDS encoding McrB family protein yields MTNREKYIIVLKKIDDWTNTKNWAEEIAKEFPDLLEHVDLQAKKHNKPSTGLAEIRRRLDSDLSSNGLKYVETKLDKEKKHKLARYNENFNQEENLMNIINSTDEFYEHYKKSGFYFPTPLLTTYALSLHTKPFVLLSGISGTGKTKISQLFNVMETSEKDEDVPVDTESFIIKVPKTFDRFNFPQKLLATILTEKELAEFNKNAEKFKKSGSGGNFTKAHILTIEDKFGEFKIGVYGQRASSPLIRARYKKSRTDKTGEDYDSTKHLSQNYNVGDILKLEKTGEKTFKVVSVNDTTVKQQVEAHDLNTIQRFCFIPVKSDWTDSSELFGFYNLIEQKYHITKFLDFILTARNNPEYPFFVLFDEMNLSKVEHYFSDVLSCLESRRMEEDNMLQEPIPLYNGLNTLVTDSEKFEEIPNSIELPTNLYITGTVNIDESTYMFSPKVLDRANVIEFNEVNLDTYGKELPTDDDQYKLKDFPNFTELNLATMESYKGLPPKIKTHLIEINAILKEYHLHFGYRTANEVALYINNAIKYIDNTEITQLTALDNQLVQKVFPKLNGSYAMLEAPLNKILKYLSKQDDISKIKAEDTLFPKTINKLQKMYHKLATSGYTSFID; encoded by the coding sequence ATGACTAACAGAGAAAAATATATAATCGTTTTAAAAAAAATTGATGATTGGACAAATACTAAAAATTGGGCTGAAGAAATTGCAAAAGAATTTCCCGATTTATTAGAACATGTAGACCTACAAGCCAAAAAACACAATAAACCCAGCACAGGACTTGCTGAAATTAGACGTAGACTTGATAGTGACTTAAGTTCAAATGGACTTAAATATGTAGAAACAAAATTGGATAAAGAAAAAAAACATAAATTAGCAAGATATAATGAAAATTTTAATCAAGAGGAAAATTTAATGAATATAATTAATAGTACAGATGAGTTTTATGAACATTATAAAAAATCAGGTTTTTATTTCCCAACACCATTATTAACTACTTATGCACTTTCATTGCATACTAAGCCTTTTGTTCTATTATCTGGTATTAGTGGAACTGGTAAAACTAAGATTTCTCAACTATTCAATGTTATGGAAACTTCTGAAAAAGATGAAGATGTACCAGTTGACACAGAATCATTTATTATTAAAGTACCAAAAACTTTTGATAGATTTAATTTCCCTCAAAAACTATTAGCAACAATATTAACAGAGAAGGAACTTGCAGAATTTAATAAAAATGCTGAAAAATTTAAAAAGAGTGGTTCTGGAGGAAATTTTACTAAAGCTCATATTTTAACTATTGAAGATAAATTTGGTGAATTTAAAATTGGAGTATATGGACAAAGAGCATCTAGTCCATTAATAAGAGCTAGATATAAAAAGAGCAGAACTGATAAAACTGGTGAAGACTATGATTCAACAAAACATTTATCTCAAAACTATAATGTTGGTGATATATTAAAACTAGAAAAAACTGGAGAGAAAACGTTCAAAGTAGTCTCAGTAAACGATACCACGGTAAAACAGCAAGTTGAAGCTCATGATTTAAATACTATTCAGCGTTTTTGTTTTATACCTGTAAAAAGTGATTGGACAGATAGTAGTGAATTATTTGGTTTTTACAATTTAATAGAACAAAAATATCATATTACTAAATTTTTAGACTTCATTTTAACAGCAAGAAATAATCCCGAATATCCTTTCTTTGTTCTTTTTGATGAAATGAATTTATCTAAAGTGGAACATTACTTTAGTGATGTTCTTAGTTGTTTAGAGAGTAGAAGAATGGAAGAAGATAACATGCTCCAAGAACCAATCCCTTTATACAATGGATTGAATACATTAGTGACTGATTCAGAAAAGTTTGAAGAGATTCCAAATTCAATTGAACTTCCTACAAATTTGTATATAACTGGTACAGTAAATATTGATGAAAGTACTTATATGTTTAGCCCAAAAGTATTAGATAGAGCTAATGTTATAGAATTTAATGAAGTAAACTTAGATACTTACGGGAAAGAACTGCCAACGGATGATGATCAATATAAATTAAAAGATTTTCCGAATTTTACTGAACTTAATTTAGCAACAATGGAGTCATATAAGGGACTTCCTCCAAAAATCAAAACACATCTAATTGAAATAAATGCAATTTTAAAAGAATATCATTTGCATTTTGGATATAGAACAGCAAATGAAGTAGCGCTATATATTAACAATGCTATAAAATATATTGATAACACTGAAATAACTCAATTAACTGCATTAGATAATCAATTGGTTCAAAAAGTATTTCCAAAACTAAATGGTAGTTATGCAATGCTTGAAGCACCTTTAAATAAAATTTTAAAATACCTGTCAAAACAAGATGATATTTCCAAAATTAAAGCTGAAGACACCTTATTTCCTAAAACTATTAATAAACTACAAAAAATGTATCACAAATTAGCCACAAGTGGATACACAAGTTTTATAGATTAA
- a CDS encoding PhzF family phenazine biosynthesis protein, with protein sequence MKVEKISAFSYKNDGGNPAGVLFMDKMLSDNEMLKIAKEVNYSETAFLLKQGDDFRIRYFSPETEIPFCGHATIASGYSIGQKFGLGKYTLFLNEGSIKIDVGEKNGESFTSISSVQTHSKEIDEEYITNLIDSFSFNKNDLNQDYPIKIAFSGNNHLIIFLKDKQKFSQMKYDFPKVKSLMEKENIVTISILWKENENLYHSRNAFAYGGVVEDPATGSAAIALAEYLRNTGLKKSGEIEILQGFDMNQPSQLFVSFSDVDNSSVKVSGTSRVIK encoded by the coding sequence ATGAAAGTTGAAAAAATATCAGCATTCTCATATAAAAATGATGGTGGTAATCCAGCAGGTGTTCTTTTTATGGACAAGATGTTAAGTGATAATGAAATGCTAAAAATTGCAAAAGAAGTAAATTATTCAGAAACAGCATTTTTACTTAAACAAGGTGATGATTTTAGAATAAGATATTTCTCACCTGAAACAGAAATCCCTTTTTGTGGTCATGCAACAATTGCTAGTGGCTATTCAATTGGTCAAAAATTTGGTTTAGGTAAATATACATTATTTCTAAATGAAGGAAGTATTAAAATTGATGTGGGTGAAAAAAATGGTGAAAGTTTTACAAGTATTAGTTCAGTACAAACTCACTCAAAAGAAATAGATGAAGAATATATTACTAATTTAATTGATTCTTTTTCTTTTAATAAAAACGATTTAAATCAAGATTATCCTATAAAAATTGCATTTTCAGGAAATAACCATTTAATTATTTTCCTAAAAGACAAACAAAAATTTTCCCAAATGAAATACGATTTTCCAAAAGTTAAAAGCTTAATGGAAAAAGAAAATATAGTAACAATTAGTATTTTATGGAAAGAAAACGAAAATCTATATCATTCAAGAAATGCTTTTGCTTATGGTGGAGTTGTAGAAGACCCTGCAACTGGTTCAGCAGCAATTGCATTAGCTGAGTATTTAAGAAATACAGGATTGAAAAAATCTGGTGAAATTGAGATATTACAAGGATTTGATATGAATCAGCCTTCTCAATTATTTGTTAGTTTTAGTGATGTTGATAATAGTTCAGTAAAAGTATCTGGAACAAGTAGAGTTATTAAATAA
- a CDS encoding PAS domain-containing sensor histidine kinase produces MKRALIASSMLVSIMILLAYTIFNAKTQNSNLNLLNTNIEKIRLINKDFDLYLQYTLEYNNFDIIEDKINSFSKNLNEILKNKILNEEFSNSLIDLKQVTQIKINKISKVKSHRAVLNNSFRIIQKLKKKIDTNNFDDVYVSILTLDKNPEIDIQLLHQNIEKLQYKNKYEKYFIKHIKTILSYQTKLQDLQVEINQLNLNKKLNKLHYLYETHTTEASEKAIISIGILFTLLILLIITYLIYTFKLISSNSQLLRFRKTVESSDNIVVVTDKNEVIKYVNEAFTKTTGYTSDEVIGKKPSILKSGQQTKEFYKDLHKTIHSGHKWSGEFINIDKFGDLSYEKASITPVLDNGQIKEFIAIKLNITKETVRGQQLKEKENLLVQQSKMASMGEMLENIAHQWRQPLSIISTVATGIVVEKEYGISNKKTEVSKLREINNSVQYLSETINDFRDFFKTDKEKNIFNLSKAYTKTLNIINSKFKTRNIKVIENLTDIQMNGIENEVIQVIINILNNARDVLETKKNQEKLIFVSIYTKDNHAILEIKDNGGGIPQNIINKIFEPYFTTKHQSQGTGIGLYMSYEMVVKHMEGTIKASNVTYDYEDTTYKGACFTLALPL; encoded by the coding sequence ATGAAAAGAGCCCTAATAGCATCTAGTATGTTAGTAAGTATAATGATTTTATTAGCATATACTATCTTTAATGCAAAAACACAAAACTCAAATTTAAACCTATTAAATACAAATATTGAAAAAATAAGACTTATAAATAAAGATTTTGACTTGTATTTACAATATACATTGGAATATAACAATTTTGATATCATTGAAGACAAGATTAATTCCTTCTCAAAAAATCTGAATGAAATACTAAAGAATAAAATTCTAAATGAAGAGTTTAGTAATAGTCTTATAGATTTAAAACAAGTTACTCAAATAAAAATAAATAAAATATCAAAAGTAAAATCACATAGAGCTGTTTTAAATAACTCTTTTAGAATAATACAAAAGCTCAAAAAGAAAATAGATACAAATAACTTTGATGATGTATATGTAAGTATTTTGACTTTGGATAAAAATCCAGAAATAGATATTCAATTATTACATCAAAATATAGAAAAACTTCAATATAAAAATAAATATGAAAAATATTTTATTAAACATATAAAAACTATTTTGAGCTATCAGACAAAACTGCAAGATTTACAAGTAGAAATAAATCAACTAAATTTAAATAAGAAATTAAATAAATTACATTACTTATATGAAACACATACAACAGAAGCAAGTGAAAAAGCGATTATATCAATTGGAATTTTATTTACTCTACTTATTTTATTAATCATTACATATTTGATTTATACGTTTAAACTTATTAGCTCAAATAGTCAATTATTAAGATTTAGAAAGACGGTTGAAAGTAGTGATAATATAGTTGTTGTTACAGATAAAAATGAAGTTATCAAATACGTAAATGAAGCATTTACAAAAACAACAGGATATACATCTGACGAAGTTATTGGGAAAAAACCTAGTATTCTAAAATCAGGTCAACAAACTAAAGAGTTTTATAAAGATCTTCATAAAACAATTCATAGTGGTCATAAGTGGAGTGGAGAGTTTATCAATATTGATAAGTTCGGAGATTTATCTTATGAAAAAGCATCAATAACACCTGTATTAGATAATGGTCAAATAAAAGAATTTATTGCTATAAAACTAAATATTACAAAAGAAACTGTAAGAGGTCAGCAACTAAAAGAGAAAGAAAATCTACTAGTACAACAATCAAAAATGGCATCTATGGGTGAAATGCTTGAGAATATCGCTCATCAATGGAGACAACCTCTATCTATAATCTCAACAGTTGCTACGGGTATTGTTGTAGAAAAAGAGTATGGAATATCAAATAAAAAAACTGAAGTGAGTAAACTACGTGAAATAAATAATTCTGTACAGTATTTATCAGAAACAATTAATGACTTTAGAGATTTTTTCAAAACTGACAAAGAAAAAAATATTTTTAATCTATCAAAAGCATATACAAAAACATTAAATATAATTAATTCAAAATTCAAAACTAGAAATATCAAAGTTATTGAGAACTTAACAGATATACAAATGAATGGAATAGAAAATGAAGTAATTCAAGTAATAATAAATATTTTGAATAATGCAAGAGATGTATTAGAAACTAAAAAGAATCAAGAAAAACTAATTTTTGTATCAATATATACAAAAGATAATCATGCAATCTTAGAAATAAAAGATAATGGTGGAGGAATACCACAGAATATAATCAATAAAATATTTGAACCATACTTCACAACAAAACATCAATCTCAAGGAACTGGAATAGGATTGTATATGAGTTATGAAATGGTTGTAAAACATATGGAAGGAACAATAAAAGCTAGTAATGTTACCTATGATTATGAAGATACTACTTATAAGGGTGCTTGTTTTACATTAGCCTTACCCTTATAA
- a CDS encoding ABC transporter substrate-binding protein produces the protein MNYLHKFIIILLLFTQSLTATSEVKKVTLQLSWFDQFQFAGYYIAKEKGFYKELGLDVEIKPFKFGIDIPKEVSNNTIDFAIGREALILDRAKHKNIVALYALFQASPLVLLTTKESKINSINDFKNKRIMTTIANASEVSLKAMLNSKNVDLEDLNFLKHTHDINDLIEKNTDIMSAYTSKSPFILQNKGISYNMFAPKEYGFDMYSDLLFTSEHLISNEPKMVKAFKRASLKGWEYAYSNIEESVDLILSKYNTQNLSKEELIFEGKELKKLSFYNTNNLGNIDKNKLKRIADLYNVMGLLDNQVDINEFIYNENINNINLTEKEKKYLKEKKNIIMCIDPNAMPFEKFDENGKHIGMTADYYDIFRNNLKTDITVLKTKTWSESLENVKTRKCDILSLARETSSRKNYLNFSVPYLNVPIVIATKLNVPFINNIEDIKNKRVGIVKGYSYAELLKNKYPNLIMVEVENIQDGLMKVNEGELYGYIGMLPSISLQFQKGLLANLKIAGKLDESSHLGVAVRNDDQILLNVLNKAVKSVNIKKQQEILNNWVSIKYEKGTDYRLVWQILGFVFIIILLFLYRHYILKKANNNLEYLVKEKTKEISEINRSLEDRIVLEVEKSRKIEEKLFQSEKLASMGEMIGNIAHQWRQPLSVISTGVTGMKLQKEYGALSDDMFNSTCDAIGNNAQYLSKTIDDFRDFIKGEKNKKIFTLTNDINSFLLLVDGTIKSNDISIVLELDDNIKINGYANELIQCFINIFNNAKDSLNEKNVDDKLIFISSYLENDKAVIKIKDNAGGIPENVLPRIFEPYFTTKQQSQGTGLGLYMTYNLIVDGMNGTIESNNTSYKYEQTEYTGAQFTITLPIS, from the coding sequence ATGAATTATTTACATAAATTTATTATTATTTTACTATTGTTTACACAATCTTTAACTGCAACATCAGAAGTTAAGAAAGTTACTCTACAATTATCTTGGTTCGACCAATTTCAATTTGCAGGTTATTATATTGCAAAAGAAAAAGGTTTTTATAAAGAACTAGGATTGGATGTTGAAATAAAACCATTCAAATTTGGAATAGATATACCAAAAGAGGTTAGTAATAATACAATTGACTTTGCAATTGGAAGAGAGGCTTTAATTTTAGATAGAGCTAAGCACAAAAATATTGTTGCTTTATATGCTTTATTTCAAGCCAGTCCTCTTGTTCTTCTAACTACAAAAGAATCAAAAATAAATTCTATCAATGATTTTAAAAATAAAAGAATCATGACTACAATTGCTAATGCAAGTGAAGTTTCTCTTAAAGCAATGCTTAATTCTAAAAATGTTGATTTAGAAGATTTAAACTTTTTAAAACATACTCATGACATAAATGATTTAATAGAAAAAAATACTGATATTATGTCTGCATATACATCTAAATCACCCTTTATTTTGCAAAATAAGGGGATAAGTTACAATATGTTTGCACCAAAAGAATATGGTTTTGATATGTATAGTGATTTATTATTTACAAGTGAGCATCTGATTTCTAATGAACCTAAAATGGTAAAAGCTTTTAAAAGAGCTTCATTAAAAGGATGGGAGTATGCATATTCTAATATCGAAGAATCTGTTGATTTAATACTATCAAAATATAATACACAGAATTTATCAAAAGAAGAATTGATTTTTGAAGGTAAAGAGCTTAAAAAACTATCTTTTTACAATACTAATAATTTAGGAAATATTGATAAAAATAAACTCAAAAGAATTGCTGATTTGTACAATGTTATGGGATTATTAGATAATCAAGTTGACATAAATGAATTTATATACAATGAAAATATCAATAATATTAACTTAACAGAAAAAGAAAAAAAATATCTTAAAGAGAAAAAAAACATTATTATGTGTATTGACCCTAATGCTATGCCCTTTGAAAAGTTTGATGAAAATGGTAAACATATTGGTATGACTGCTGATTACTATGATATTTTTAGAAATAATTTAAAAACAGATATCACTGTATTAAAAACAAAAACATGGAGTGAGTCACTAGAAAATGTAAAAACAAGAAAATGTGATATTTTATCTTTGGCAAGGGAAACTTCTAGTAGAAAAAATTATCTTAATTTTAGTGTACCGTATTTAAATGTACCAATAGTTATTGCAACAAAATTGAATGTACCATTTATAAATAATATTGAAGATATTAAAAATAAAAGGGTAGGGATAGTAAAAGGTTATTCTTACGCTGAATTATTAAAAAATAAATATCCAAACTTAATCATGGTAGAAGTAGAAAATATTCAAGATGGATTAATGAAAGTAAATGAAGGTGAACTATATGGTTATATAGGAATGCTACCAAGTATAAGTTTACAATTCCAAAAAGGTTTATTAGCTAATCTAAAAATAGCAGGAAAACTTGATGAAAGCTCACATCTTGGTGTAGCAGTTCGAAATGATGATCAAATTCTATTGAATGTATTAAATAAAGCTGTAAAAAGTGTTAATATCAAAAAACAGCAAGAGATATTAAACAATTGGGTATCTATCAAATATGAAAAAGGAACTGACTATAGATTAGTTTGGCAGATTCTTGGTTTTGTATTTATTATTATTTTATTGTTTTTATATAGACACTACATCTTAAAAAAAGCTAATAACAATTTAGAATATTTAGTTAAAGAGAAAACAAAAGAGATAAGTGAAATTAATAGAAGTCTTGAAGATAGGATAGTTTTAGAAGTTGAAAAAAGTAGAAAGATAGAAGAAAAACTATTTCAATCAGAAAAGCTAGCATCAATGGGTGAAATGATAGGAAATATAGCTCATCAATGGAGACAACCTCTCTCTGTAATATCTACAGGTGTTACAGGCATGAAACTACAAAAAGAATATGGTGCATTAAGTGATGATATGTTTAATAGTACATGTGATGCAATAGGTAATAATGCTCAATACTTATCAAAAACTATTGATGATTTTAGAGACTTTATTAAAGGGGAAAAAAATAAAAAAATCTTTACTTTAACAAATGATATTAATAGTTTTTTACTATTAGTAGATGGTACAATTAAAAGTAATGACATTTCTATAGTTTTAGAGTTAGATGATAATATTAAAATAAATGGATATGCAAATGAATTAATCCAATGTTTTATCAATATTTTTAATAATGCAAAAGATAGTTTAAATGAAAAAAATGTTGATGATAAACTTATATTTATTTCTTCATATTTAGAAAATGATAAAGCTGTTATAAAAATCAAAGACAATGCAGGTGGAATACCTGAAAATGTATTACCTAGAATATTCGAGCCATATTTTACAACTAAACAACAATCTCAAGGTACAGGGTTGGGACTTTATATGACTTATAATTTAATAGTAGATGGTATGAATGGAACTATTGAATCTAATAATACAAGTTATAAGTATGAGCAAACTGAATATACTGGTGCCCAGTTTACGATAACACTTCCTATTTCTTAA
- a CDS encoding AraC family transcriptional regulator, producing MKRDTKHTRAEIVNKSLAYIYKYIDTNITLDEIAKINSVSKYHFHRIFKEETGENLFERISDIRLQKAANLLISNSYSTISEIREQSGYSSHSSFVKAFKNRFGFTPSQWKNGGYTEYSEKNISYNVSFNDKLLNITPNIKVVPKKVCAYIRHKGYDLSVSKTWERLMAYAYEKKLNNSQQFGIFYDNPVITPYEKCHYIAGIEIDESVVLSNSISKLEIEESLCAIFHYEGVYGDVTTLMVYIYNFWLPNSEYEAKTLPPYAIYHKNHLLEENDNFVLDFYVPIQIV from the coding sequence ATGAAAAGAGATACTAAACACACTAGAGCTGAAATAGTTAATAAATCACTAGCTTATATTTATAAATACATCGATACTAATATTACATTAGATGAAATAGCAAAAATAAATAGTGTTAGTAAATACCATTTTCATAGAATATTCAAAGAGGAAACCGGAGAAAACTTATTTGAAAGAATTAGTGATATTCGTTTGCAAAAAGCTGCTAATTTACTTATTAGTAATTCCTACTCAACAATTAGTGAAATTAGAGAACAAAGTGGTTATAGCTCACACTCCTCTTTTGTAAAAGCATTCAAAAATAGATTTGGTTTTACTCCAAGTCAATGGAAAAATGGTGGATATACTGAATACTCAGAAAAAAACATCTCATATAATGTCAGTTTTAATGATAAGCTTTTAAATATTACTCCAAATATAAAAGTAGTACCAAAAAAAGTCTGTGCCTATATACGCCATAAAGGTTATGATTTATCAGTTAGTAAAACTTGGGAAAGATTAATGGCTTATGCCTATGAAAAAAAGCTCAATAATTCACAACAATTTGGGATTTTTTATGATAACCCTGTTATTACTCCATATGAAAAATGTCATTATATAGCTGGTATAGAAATTGATGAATCTGTTGTATTAAGTAATTCTATTAGTAAATTAGAAATTGAAGAATCACTATGTGCTATCTTTCACTACGAAGGAGTATATGGAGATGTGACTACATTGATGGTCTATATATATAACTTTTGGTTACCCAATAGTGAGTATGAAGCTAAAACACTGCCTCCTTATGCAATTTATCATAAGAATCATTTATTAGAAGAGAATGATAATTTTGTTTTAGACTTTTATGTTCCTATACAGATTGTTTAG